The following proteins are co-located in the Microvirga ossetica genome:
- a CDS encoding CapA family protein, producing MKIVLAGECMMARPWSRYGHPGFAGVMDRMRAGDVTYAHLETVIGSTAELEGPKSANWTGSYLIAPPSVADELAWAGVDLVSAASNHSFDFGTLGIRSTRAHCEAAGMACAGIGTDLEEARAPVYAEAPDGRVALVALSTGNKAYEVAGQRKGGIAARAGIFALWLLAILAGLATLGLFVTNAIFVVAYMRLEARERWSLVLAMSACTTAFLYLVFERLLHIPWPQTLLGSLAPALQVIPGV from the coding sequence ATGAAGATCGTGCTGGCCGGTGAATGCATGATGGCCCGGCCATGGTCGCGGTACGGCCATCCGGGCTTCGCCGGAGTAATGGACCGGATGCGCGCGGGAGACGTGACCTACGCCCATCTCGAGACCGTCATCGGCTCTACCGCGGAACTGGAAGGCCCGAAAAGCGCCAACTGGACAGGCAGCTACCTGATTGCGCCGCCGTCCGTTGCCGACGAGCTGGCATGGGCAGGCGTCGATCTGGTCTCCGCTGCGAGCAACCATTCATTCGATTTCGGCACGTTGGGCATCCGCTCCACCCGTGCGCATTGCGAAGCAGCCGGCATGGCCTGCGCCGGCATCGGCACCGATCTCGAAGAGGCACGCGCTCCCGTTTACGCCGAGGCGCCCGATGGGCGCGTGGCATTGGTCGCACTGAGCACGGGAAACAAGGCCTACGAGGTGGCCGGACAGCGTAAAGGCGGCATCGCCGCGCGGGCAGGCATCTTCGCCTTGTGGCTATTGGCCATTCTGGCTGGATTGGCCACGTTGGGCCTGTTCGTGACGAATGCGATTTTTGTCGTAGCCTATATGAGATTGGAGGCCCGTGAGCGCTGGTCGCTTGTGCTTGCAATGTCGGCATGCACGACCGCCTTCCTCTATCTCGTGTTCGAGCGCCTGCTGCATATCCCCTGGCCTCAGACCCTGCTTGGCAGCTTGGCGCCCGCACTTCAGGTCATCCCTGGCGTCTGA
- a CDS encoding thiamine pyrophosphate-binding protein, with protein sequence MSDSTSQQNRGLRLYDLLASAFLQEKVDTCFALLGDANMYWASRLAERGCRMVHVRHEHCAVAAAMAWARVTGRVGVASVTCGPGLTQTMTALPAAVLARIPLVVFAGEPPLKAAWYNQMIEQAPFVQATGAAYQRLHAPERMAEAVRDAFIQAVEERRPVVLGVPMDLQDRPLAEEPLLPPPAWKVLARRSPIQPHPDDLAEASRRLAAARRVVILGGLGATAPAAVEAARELAARCDGLLATTLPARGLYHDDPFDAGIAGGLASPVATEVLKEADLVVAAGTSLAYHTSMGGKFWPNAQVLQIDTDPATLSQGRVAADIHMRGDATLALQALAAAVPERAADWRSEALAARLRETPVFPAAEPSSADGVHDPRAAVLALDRAIPKDWHLVNTSGHVSSFTAQMRGRPHDRFLTIREFGAIGNGTSFAMGVAAARPGQPVVLLDGDGSLMMHVQELETMQRCGLRVLVVVLNDGAYGSEIHKLRARGVTDSGAVFGRPDLVAVAQGFGLMAGRLDDLIQLPAFVERFATGDGPALLDVPINDRVMATQMASRAGASH encoded by the coding sequence ATGTCGGATAGCACGTCTCAGCAAAATCGCGGCTTGCGGCTCTACGATCTGCTCGCTTCGGCATTCCTGCAGGAAAAGGTCGATACCTGCTTTGCACTGCTGGGCGATGCCAACATGTACTGGGCTTCGCGATTGGCCGAACGCGGCTGCCGCATGGTGCATGTTCGGCATGAGCATTGTGCCGTGGCCGCTGCCATGGCCTGGGCGCGGGTGACCGGGCGGGTCGGCGTGGCCAGCGTCACCTGTGGCCCGGGCCTGACCCAGACGATGACGGCGCTGCCTGCCGCCGTGCTGGCTCGTATCCCACTGGTGGTGTTCGCGGGAGAGCCGCCGCTGAAAGCCGCGTGGTATAACCAGATGATCGAGCAGGCTCCGTTCGTCCAGGCTACCGGTGCCGCCTATCAGCGCCTTCATGCGCCTGAGCGCATGGCGGAGGCCGTGCGCGATGCCTTCATCCAGGCCGTGGAGGAACGTCGCCCGGTGGTTTTGGGCGTGCCGATGGACCTTCAGGACCGCCCGCTGGCGGAGGAGCCTCTCCTGCCCCCGCCTGCATGGAAGGTGCTGGCCCGTCGCTCGCCCATCCAACCACATCCCGACGATCTCGCCGAAGCGTCGAGAAGACTTGCAGCGGCGCGGCGGGTGGTCATCCTTGGCGGTCTGGGCGCGACGGCTCCGGCAGCGGTAGAAGCTGCTCGGGAATTGGCAGCTCGATGCGACGGTCTGCTGGCTACGACGCTGCCCGCGCGAGGCCTTTACCACGACGATCCCTTCGATGCCGGGATTGCCGGAGGCCTCGCCTCCCCGGTTGCAACGGAGGTGTTGAAGGAGGCGGATCTCGTAGTCGCGGCAGGGACGTCGCTGGCCTACCACACCTCCATGGGCGGCAAATTCTGGCCCAACGCGCAGGTTCTGCAGATCGACACCGACCCGGCGACACTCAGCCAAGGCCGGGTGGCAGCCGACATCCATATGCGGGGGGATGCGACGCTGGCGCTTCAGGCCCTCGCCGCAGCCGTTCCCGAACGCGCCGCCGACTGGCGCAGTGAGGCGCTGGCAGCGCGGCTGCGCGAGACGCCGGTATTTCCGGCGGCCGAACCGAGCAGCGCTGACGGCGTTCACGATCCTCGTGCGGCAGTGCTGGCTCTGGATCGGGCAATCCCTAAGGACTGGCATCTGGTGAACACGTCGGGCCACGTATCGTCCTTCACGGCCCAGATGCGCGGTCGGCCACACGACCGCTTCCTGACCATCCGCGAGTTCGGCGCGATCGGCAATGGCACCTCATTCGCTATGGGAGTGGCAGCCGCTCGTCCTGGGCAGCCGGTGGTGCTGCTGGATGGGGACGGCAGCCTGATGATGCATGTGCAGGAGCTGGAAACGATGCAGCGCTGCGGACTGCGGGTGCTGGTCGTAGTCTTGAATGACGGTGCTTACGGGTCGGAGATCCATAAATTGCGAGCAAGAGGCGTAACCGACAGCGGTGCCGTTTTCGGCCGCCCTGACCTAGTGGCAGTGGCACAAGGTTTCGGGCTGATGGCCGGACGGCTCGACGATCTGATCCAACTGCCAGCTTTCGTGGAGCGTTTCGCGACAGGCGACGGTCCCGCGCTGCTGGATGTTCCGATCAACGACCGTGTCATGGCCACCCAGATGGCCAGTCGCGCTGGAGCGTCACACTAG
- the ybgC gene encoding tol-pal system-associated acyl-CoA thioesterase — protein MIGSHLSGFMQDGAHVLPIRVYYEDTDFSARVYHASYLRFMERGRTELLRAVEVAQSDLHAEMDGLAFVVRKMMIDFRGGAVMDDVLAIVTRPKEMRGASMTLAQEVRRGDEVLVAADVMVAAVRGGRAVRIPDELRAALTAAAP, from the coding sequence ATGATCGGCTCTCATCTTTCCGGCTTCATGCAGGACGGCGCTCATGTCCTGCCCATCCGCGTCTATTACGAGGACACGGATTTTTCGGCCCGCGTCTATCACGCCAGCTATCTGCGCTTCATGGAGCGCGGTCGCACGGAGCTGCTGCGGGCGGTCGAGGTGGCGCAGTCGGACCTTCACGCGGAGATGGACGGCCTCGCCTTCGTGGTCCGCAAGATGATGATCGACTTCCGCGGCGGAGCCGTCATGGACGACGTGCTCGCCATCGTCACCCGGCCGAAGGAGATGCGCGGCGCATCGATGACGCTCGCCCAGGAGGTCCGGCGCGGCGACGAGGTGCTGGTCGCTGCCGATGTCATGGTCGCCGCTGTCAGGGGCGGGCGGGCCGTGCGGATTCCGGACGAGCTGCGCGCGGCGCTGACGGCGGCTGCACCTTAG
- the ruvB gene encoding Holliday junction branch migration DNA helicase RuvB translates to MTDSRRLISPEKREDDAEASIRPLSLDDFTGQKAARANLQVFIDAAKSRGDALDHVLFVGPPGLGKTTLAQIVARELGVNFRSTSGPVIAKAGDLAAQLTNLEERDVLFIDEIHRLNPAVEEILYPAMEDYQLDLIIGEGPAARSVKIELPKFTLVGATTRAGLLTTPLRDRFGIPIRLEFYTVDELELIVRRGARVLGLGMSEEGANEIARRSRGTPRIAGRLLRRVRDFAIVEGVQTVSRDLADRSLRLLDVDPIGLDLMDRKYLTMIAGSFGGGPVGIETIAAALSEPRDAIEDIIEPYLIQKGFVQRTPRGRVLTPHAFRHLGIQEPTRESAAQFGLFNGDGDE, encoded by the coding sequence TTGACCGATTCCCGCCGCCTGATCAGTCCCGAGAAGCGCGAGGACGATGCCGAAGCGTCGATCCGGCCGCTGTCGCTCGACGATTTCACGGGCCAGAAGGCCGCGCGCGCCAATCTCCAGGTCTTCATCGATGCAGCGAAGTCCCGGGGCGACGCCCTCGACCACGTGCTCTTCGTCGGGCCGCCGGGGCTGGGCAAGACCACGCTCGCTCAGATCGTCGCCCGCGAGCTCGGGGTCAATTTCCGCTCGACCTCCGGCCCGGTGATCGCGAAAGCCGGCGATCTGGCGGCGCAGCTCACCAACCTCGAAGAGCGCGATGTGCTCTTCATCGACGAGATCCACCGTCTCAACCCGGCGGTGGAGGAAATTCTCTATCCGGCCATGGAGGATTATCAGCTCGACCTCATCATCGGCGAGGGCCCGGCGGCCCGCTCGGTGAAGATCGAGCTGCCGAAATTCACGCTTGTCGGCGCCACCACCCGCGCAGGCCTGCTCACCACGCCCTTGCGTGACCGCTTCGGCATCCCGATCCGGCTCGAGTTCTATACTGTCGACGAGCTCGAGCTGATCGTACGCCGCGGCGCACGGGTGCTCGGCCTCGGCATGAGCGAGGAGGGCGCCAACGAGATCGCCCGCCGCTCCCGCGGCACCCCGCGCATCGCCGGGCGCCTGCTGCGCCGGGTGCGCGACTTCGCCATCGTGGAGGGCGTCCAGACCGTCTCCCGCGATCTCGCCGACCGGTCGCTGCGCCTCCTCGACGTCGACCCCATCGGCCTCGACCTGATGGACCGCAAGTACCTGACCATGATCGCCGGTTCCTTCGGCGGCGGTCCGGTCGGCATCGAGACCATCGCCGCGGCCCTCTCCGAGCCGCGCGATGCCATCGAGGATATCATCGAGCCCTATCTCATCCAGAAGGGCTTCGTGCAGCGCACTCCGCGCGGACGGGTCCTCACCCCCCATGCCTTCCGGCATCTCGGCATCCAGGAACCCACCCGCGAGAGCGCGGCGCAGTTCGGGCTGTTCAACGGGGATGGGGATGAGTGA
- the ruvA gene encoding Holliday junction branch migration protein RuvA gives MIGKLKGVVDSYGEDFVILDVHGVGYVVHCSSRTLQNLPPTGEAAVLSIETHVREDMIRLFGFRSDSEREWFRLLQSVQGVGSKVALGILSVLDPGNLATAIATSDKASVARGPGVGPKLAQRIVSELKDKAPAFASVDPALIRLTGAVEDRSAPAPVTDAISALVNLGYPQVQASAAVAAAIKQAGEEAEAKTLIRLGLRELAR, from the coding sequence GTGATCGGCAAACTCAAAGGCGTGGTCGATTCCTACGGCGAGGATTTCGTGATCCTCGACGTGCACGGGGTCGGCTACGTGGTCCATTGCTCCTCCCGCACCCTCCAGAACCTGCCGCCCACCGGCGAGGCGGCGGTTTTGTCCATCGAGACCCATGTGCGCGAGGACATGATCCGCCTGTTCGGCTTCCGGTCGGATTCGGAGCGCGAGTGGTTCCGGCTGCTCCAGTCGGTCCAGGGCGTGGGCTCCAAGGTGGCGCTCGGCATCCTCTCCGTGCTCGATCCCGGCAACCTCGCGACCGCCATCGCTACCAGCGATAAGGCCTCCGTCGCCCGCGGTCCCGGCGTTGGCCCTAAGCTCGCTCAGCGCATCGTGTCGGAACTCAAGGACAAGGCGCCCGCCTTCGCCTCCGTCGACCCGGCCCTCATCCGCCTCACCGGCGCGGTCGAGGACAGGAGCGCGCCGGCGCCCGTGACTGACGCCATCTCGGCCCTGGTCAATCTCGGCTACCCCCAGGTCCAGGCCTCGGCAGCTGTTGCCGCCGCGATCAAGCAGGCCGGCGAGGAGGCCGAGGCGAAGACGCTGATCCGGCTGGGTTTGAGGGAGCTTGCGAGATAA
- the ruvC gene encoding crossover junction endodeoxyribonuclease RuvC, protein MSERVRILGLDPGLRNTGWGVITVEGTKLSFVACGVVTSDGDLALALRLKQLHDRLTEVIRTWTPDEVSVEETFVNKDAQATLKLGQARAMSLLVPALHGLPVAEYGANQVKKTVVGVGHADKDQVQAMVKILLPKADFKKADAADALAIAIAHAHHRKARALAASY, encoded by the coding sequence GTGAGCGAACGCGTCCGCATCCTCGGCCTCGATCCCGGCCTGCGCAACACGGGCTGGGGCGTCATCACCGTCGAGGGGACGAAGCTGTCCTTCGTCGCCTGCGGGGTCGTGACCTCGGACGGGGACCTCGCACTGGCCTTGCGCCTCAAGCAGCTTCACGACCGGCTGACGGAGGTGATCCGGACCTGGACGCCCGACGAGGTGTCGGTCGAGGAAACCTTCGTCAACAAGGACGCCCAGGCGACCCTCAAGCTCGGCCAGGCCCGCGCCATGTCCCTGCTGGTGCCTGCGCTCCATGGGCTGCCGGTGGCGGAATACGGCGCCAACCAGGTCAAGAAGACCGTGGTCGGCGTGGGACATGCCGACAAGGATCAGGTGCAGGCCATGGTGAAGATCCTGCTGCCCAAGGCTGACTTCAAGAAAGCCGACGCGGCCGACGCCCTCGCCATCGCCATCGCCCACGCTCACCACCGCAAGGCCCGCGCTTTGGCGGCGAGCTATTAA
- a CDS encoding YebC/PmpR family DNA-binding transcriptional regulator: MAGHSQFKNIMHRKGKVDAVRSKVFSKLAREITVAAKMGMPDPNMNPRLRAAILAARAENMPKDNIQRAINKATGGDAENYDEIRYEGYGPGGAAIIVEAMTDNRNRTASDIRSYFTKSGGNLAETGAVSFMFDRVGYVEFGPEVADADAMLEAAIDAGADDVVSSENGHEIYCDQGNLNEVTKALEDKFGEPKASKLVWKPQTPVAVDDETGEKLMKLMESLEEHDDVQSVYGNFELSDALMQKMAG, from the coding sequence ATGGCCGGGCATTCACAGTTCAAGAATATCATGCACCGCAAGGGCAAGGTGGACGCGGTGCGCTCCAAGGTGTTCTCCAAGCTCGCCCGCGAAATCACCGTCGCGGCCAAGATGGGCATGCCCGATCCCAACATGAACCCGCGCCTGCGCGCCGCGATCCTCGCCGCCCGCGCCGAGAACATGCCCAAGGACAACATCCAGCGCGCCATCAACAAGGCGACCGGCGGCGATGCGGAGAATTACGACGAGATCCGCTACGAGGGCTACGGGCCCGGAGGCGCGGCCATCATCGTCGAGGCGATGACCGACAACCGCAACCGCACGGCCTCCGACATCCGCTCCTACTTCACCAAGAGCGGCGGCAACCTCGCCGAGACCGGCGCCGTCTCCTTCATGTTCGACCGGGTCGGCTACGTCGAGTTCGGACCGGAAGTCGCCGATGCCGACGCCATGCTGGAGGCCGCCATCGATGCCGGCGCGGACGACGTCGTCTCCTCCGAAAACGGCCACGAGATCTATTGCGACCAGGGCAATCTCAACGAGGTGACCAAGGCGCTCGAGGACAAGTTCGGCGAGCCTAAGGCCTCCAAGCTCGTGTGGAAGCCCCAGACCCCCGTCGCCGTCGACGACGAGACCGGCGAGAAGCTCATGAAGCTCATGGAGTCCCTCGAGGAGCACGACGACGTCCAGAGCGTCTACGGCAATTTCGAGCTTTCCGATGCCCTCATGCAGAAGATGGCAGGCTGA
- a CDS encoding exopolysaccharide biosynthesis protein, with protein MDVDTESKGARKSIYRAESEFHRAHAHQSASAVLRAVIDEAKGETISIREIIEAFGERAFGFVLILFSLPNCVPAPPGIAGIVGTPVLIFGIQMMLGHTRPWLPGFILRRTVSIAKFKRLIDIAEPKLQKLESYCKPRLLQLFGPFGDRVVGFFAFLVAVSVLIPFPGTNFPPSIALVIASIAVMEEDGYLLIVGYLIGLAGLAYTATVLGASYHLILATIHNLPSWLGF; from the coding sequence GTGGACGTGGATACAGAGTCGAAGGGCGCGAGGAAGAGCATCTATCGCGCGGAGAGCGAGTTCCACCGGGCGCATGCGCACCAGAGCGCTTCCGCGGTGCTGCGCGCCGTGATCGACGAGGCCAAGGGTGAGACGATCTCGATTCGGGAGATCATCGAGGCCTTCGGCGAGCGCGCCTTCGGCTTCGTGCTGATCCTGTTTTCCCTGCCCAATTGCGTGCCGGCCCCGCCCGGAATCGCCGGCATCGTCGGCACGCCGGTCCTGATCTTCGGCATCCAGATGATGCTGGGCCACACCCGGCCCTGGCTGCCGGGCTTCATTCTGCGGCGCACCGTCTCGATCGCGAAGTTCAAGCGGCTCATCGACATCGCCGAGCCTAAGCTCCAGAAGCTCGAGAGCTATTGCAAGCCGCGGCTGCTCCAGCTCTTCGGCCCGTTCGGGGACCGGGTGGTCGGGTTCTTTGCCTTCCTGGTCGCCGTGTCGGTGCTGATCCCGTTCCCGGGCACCAACTTCCCGCCGTCCATCGCGCTGGTCATCGCCTCCATCGCCGTGATGGAGGAGGACGGCTATCTGCTGATCGTCGGCTATCTCATCGGCCTTGCCGGCCTTGCCTACACGGCCACGGTGCTCGGCGCCTCCTACCACCTGATCCTGGCGACCATCCACAACCTGCCGTCCTGGCTTGGGTTCTAA
- a CDS encoding TIGR00282 family metallophosphoesterase has protein sequence MRLLFLGDIVGRPGRNAVIERLPGLRDRWQLDCVVINGENSAGGFGINEAICDEILAAGADAITLGNHSWDLRETLVFIERQPRLLRPVNYPPGTPGRGANLVDTRSGHRVLVVNVMGRLYMDPLDDPFAAVDRELETCPMGQVADAVIVDVHAEATSEKEAMGHYFDGRASLIVGTHTHVPTADHRVLPGGTAYMTDAGMCGDYDSVLGMQKEESIRRFLQKTPGPRMEPALGEGTLSGIAVETDDRTGLAKRVAALRLGPNLEETWPRFWD, from the coding sequence ATGCGTCTTCTTTTCCTCGGCGACATCGTCGGGCGGCCCGGCCGCAACGCGGTGATCGAGCGCCTGCCCGGCCTTCGCGACCGCTGGCAGCTCGACTGCGTCGTCATCAACGGCGAGAACTCCGCCGGCGGCTTCGGCATCAACGAGGCGATCTGCGACGAGATCCTGGCCGCCGGCGCCGATGCCATCACGCTCGGCAACCATTCCTGGGACCTGCGCGAGACCCTCGTCTTCATCGAACGCCAGCCGCGGCTGCTGCGCCCGGTGAACTATCCGCCTGGAACGCCCGGGCGCGGCGCAAACCTCGTCGACACGCGCTCGGGCCACCGGGTTCTCGTGGTCAACGTCATGGGCCGCCTCTACATGGACCCGCTCGACGATCCCTTTGCCGCTGTCGACCGGGAGCTCGAGACCTGTCCCATGGGCCAGGTGGCCGATGCGGTGATCGTCGACGTCCATGCCGAGGCGACGAGCGAGAAGGAGGCCATGGGCCATTACTTCGACGGGCGGGCGAGCCTGATCGTCGGCACCCACACCCATGTGCCGACCGCCGATCACCGGGTCCTGCCCGGCGGCACGGCCTACATGACCGACGCGGGCATGTGCGGCGACTACGATTCCGTGCTCGGCATGCAGAAGGAGGAATCGATCCGCCGCTTCCTTCAGAAAACTCCCGGCCCGCGCATGGAGCCGGCCCTCGGCGAGGGCACGCTTTCCGGCATCGCGGTGGAGACCGACGACCGCACGGGATTGGCCAAGCGCGTGGCGGCTCTCCGCCTCGGGCCGAACCTGGAAGAGACCTGGCCCCGCTTCTGGGACTGA
- a CDS encoding 5-formyltetrahydrofolate cyclo-ligase: MTSSPPPAALKERLRNGMLARRDALDEGFRDEAAGRILERALDLQDLNGITPVGAYWPIRSEVDPRPLMEALLERGQDVSLSQILHPHLSWRLWQPGDVLIKGGFGVREPGPDAPEVFPKALIVPLVAFDRRGGRIGYGKGHFDRAIAGLETQHPVLTVGLAYAVQEIDEVPIEPHDRLLDIIVTEAELIRTKSA; encoded by the coding sequence ATGACCTCTTCTCCCCCTCCCGCAGCATTGAAAGAGCGCCTGCGCAACGGGATGCTCGCGCGCCGCGATGCGCTCGACGAAGGCTTCCGCGACGAGGCCGCCGGCCGAATTCTCGAGCGTGCTCTCGACCTTCAAGACCTGAACGGCATCACCCCCGTCGGCGCCTATTGGCCGATCCGCAGCGAGGTCGATCCGCGCCCGCTCATGGAAGCGCTTCTTGAGCGAGGGCAGGATGTCTCCCTCTCCCAGATCCTCCATCCCCACTTGAGCTGGCGCCTCTGGCAGCCCGGCGACGTGCTGATCAAGGGCGGCTTCGGCGTGCGCGAGCCCGGCCCGGATGCGCCGGAAGTTTTCCCCAAGGCGCTGATCGTTCCCCTCGTCGCCTTCGACCGCAGGGGAGGGCGCATCGGCTACGGCAAGGGTCATTTCGACCGGGCCATCGCGGGTCTGGAAACGCAGCATCCGGTCTTGACGGTCGGGCTCGCTTATGCGGTTCAGGAGATCGACGAGGTTCCGATCGAGCCCCATGACCGGCTCCTCGACATCATCGTCACGGAAGCCGAGCTCATTCGGACGAAATCCGCATAG
- a CDS encoding cell division protein ZapA has protein sequence MPQVTVTIAGHTYRIACAEGEEAHLEGLAAAYDARVEEMRGTFGEIGDLRLHVMAAIAQADELDEAKQRIAALEAEVAALNSVNAARDERLERIEMRLAEGIQMAAERIEGLARSLNAAGQG, from the coding sequence ATGCCCCAGGTCACCGTGACCATTGCCGGCCACACCTACCGGATCGCCTGCGCGGAGGGCGAGGAGGCCCATCTCGAAGGCTTGGCGGCCGCCTACGATGCCAGGGTCGAGGAAATGCGGGGCACCTTCGGCGAAATCGGCGACCTGCGCCTCCACGTGATGGCGGCGATCGCACAGGCCGACGAGCTGGACGAGGCCAAGCAACGGATCGCCGCGCTCGAAGCGGAGGTGGCGGCACTCAACAGCGTCAACGCCGCCAGGGACGAACGCCTCGAGCGGATCGAGATGCGGCTTGCCGAGGGCATCCAGATGGCAGCGGAACGAATCGAGGGCCTCGCGCGCAGCCTCAACGCGGCGGGGCAGGGATAG
- a CDS encoding DUF4164 domain-containing protein, with protein sequence MAAPTLDEAMKRLEVALGLLEASISRRLDADTRRGGLETELQLMQDDRARLAVELDGALTRLHRFEAATDDVSRRVRQAIGAVETVLAQAGQLVTEEG encoded by the coding sequence ATGGCGGCACCCACACTCGACGAGGCGATGAAGCGGCTGGAAGTGGCCTTGGGGCTTCTCGAAGCCTCGATCTCGCGGCGCCTGGATGCCGATACGCGACGCGGCGGCCTGGAGACCGAGCTCCAGCTGATGCAGGACGACCGCGCCCGCCTCGCCGTCGAGCTCGATGGGGCCCTGACCCGCCTGCACCGCTTCGAGGCCGCCACCGACGATGTGTCCCGGCGGGTCCGGCAGGCCATCGGCGCCGTCGAAACCGTGCTTGCCCAGGCCGGCCAGCTCGTGACCGAGGAGGGCTGA
- the tkt gene encoding transketolase, producing MDAVEQAKSGHPGLPMGAADVATVLFTKFLKYDATDPTWPDRDRFILSAGHGSMLLYSLLHLTGVKGVTIDELKNFRKLDSKTPGHPENFMTPGVETTTGPLGQGIATAVGFALAERMLNAEYGDDLVDHHTYVLASDGDLMEGLSHEAIALAGHLKLNRMIVLWDDNGISIDGPLSLSDSVDQVKRFQACGWNALRVDGHDPKAIQRAIARAQKSDKPTLIACKTTIGFGAPKKAGTSKAHGEPLGAEELAGAKAAFGWNHAPFEIPDTIRDAWAKAGKKGRRQRKAWAERLKALPADKRAEFERRVKGVRPQGLADAVAKLKDKLVAEPQNVATRKASEIALDVITEAVPELVLGSADLTPSNNTKTKNLTAISPGHYAGRYIHYGIREHGMAAAMNGIALHGGYVPAGATFLVFTDYARPAMRIAALAGIPVVYVMTHDSIGLGEDGPTHQPVEHLAALRAMPKMRLFRPADAIETAECWQLALERTDGPSTLALTRQNLPQVRKEGGANNLSATGAYELSPASGKARATIFASGSEVEIALAAQKLLEDQSFAVRVVSVPSLDLFLAQPEKVRARIIGDAPIKVAVEAAVRFGWDSVIGPDGIFVGMHGFGASAPYKDLYKHFGITPEAVAEKVLRTHNL from the coding sequence ATGGACGCCGTCGAACAAGCCAAATCCGGCCATCCGGGCCTGCCCATGGGCGCCGCGGACGTGGCGACGGTGCTGTTCACCAAGTTCCTGAAATACGACGCCACGGACCCGACCTGGCCCGACCGCGACCGGTTCATCCTGTCGGCCGGCCACGGCTCGATGCTGCTCTACTCGCTCCTGCACCTGACGGGCGTGAAGGGCGTGACCATCGACGAGCTGAAAAACTTCCGCAAGCTCGATTCCAAGACCCCGGGGCATCCTGAGAACTTCATGACCCCCGGCGTCGAGACCACCACGGGCCCGCTGGGCCAGGGCATCGCCACCGCCGTGGGCTTCGCGCTCGCCGAGCGCATGCTCAACGCCGAATACGGCGACGATCTCGTCGATCATCACACCTATGTGCTCGCCTCCGACGGCGACCTGATGGAAGGCCTCAGCCACGAGGCGATCGCGCTCGCCGGCCACCTGAAGCTCAATCGCATGATCGTCCTGTGGGACGACAACGGCATCTCCATCGACGGTCCTCTTTCGCTGTCCGACTCGGTCGATCAGGTGAAGCGCTTCCAGGCCTGCGGCTGGAACGCATTGCGCGTCGACGGCCACGATCCGAAGGCGATCCAGCGCGCCATCGCCCGCGCCCAGAAGTCCGACAAGCCGACGCTGATCGCGTGCAAGACCACCATCGGCTTCGGCGCCCCGAAGAAGGCAGGCACCTCGAAGGCTCACGGCGAGCCGCTCGGCGCCGAGGAGCTGGCCGGCGCCAAGGCCGCGTTCGGCTGGAACCACGCGCCCTTCGAGATCCCGGACACCATCCGCGACGCCTGGGCCAAGGCCGGCAAGAAGGGCCGCCGCCAGCGCAAGGCCTGGGCCGAGCGCCTGAAGGCCCTGCCCGCCGACAAGCGCGCCGAGTTCGAGCGCCGCGTGAAGGGCGTGCGTCCGCAGGGGCTCGCCGATGCGGTCGCCAAGCTGAAGGACAAACTCGTCGCCGAGCCGCAGAATGTCGCGACCCGCAAGGCCAGCGAGATCGCCCTCGACGTCATCACCGAGGCGGTGCCGGAGCTGGTGCTCGGCTCGGCGGACCTGACGCCGTCGAACAACACCAAGACCAAGAACCTGACCGCCATCTCGCCCGGCCATTATGCCGGCCGCTACATCCATTACGGCATCCGCGAGCACGGCATGGCGGCAGCCATGAACGGCATCGCGCTGCATGGCGGCTACGTGCCGGCCGGCGCGACCTTCCTGGTCTTCACCGACTACGCCCGCCCCGCCATGCGCATCGCGGCGCTTGCCGGCATCCCGGTCGTCTACGTGATGACCCATGACTCGATCGGGCTGGGCGAGGACGGCCCGACCCATCAGCCGGTGGAGCATCTGGCGGCGCTTCGCGCCATGCCGAAGATGCGCCTGTTCCGCCCGGCGGACGCGATCGAGACTGCCGAATGCTGGCAGCTCGCGCTCGAGCGCACCGACGGCCCGTCGACGCTCGCCCTCACCCGCCAGAACCTGCCGCAGGTGCGTAAGGAGGGTGGCGCGAACAATCTCTCGGCCACGGGCGCCTACGAGCTGTCGCCGGCATCGGGCAAGGCCCGCGCCACGATCTTCGCTTCGGGCTCCGAGGTTGAGATCGCGCTCGCCGCCCAGAAGCTCCTGGAGGACCAGAGCTTCGCGGTTCGTGTCGTGTCGGTGCCTTCCCTCGACCTGTTCCTGGCTCAGCCGGAAAAGGTTCGCGCCCGGATCATCGGCGATGCGCCGATCAAGGTTGCGGTCGAGGCGGCCGTGCGCTTCGGCTGGGATTCGGTCATCGGCCCGGACGGAATTTTCGTCGGCATGCATGGGTTTGGGGCGAGCGCGCCCTACAAGGACCTTTACAAGCACTTCGGCATCACCCCCGAAGCCGTGGCCGAAAAGGTTCTCCGGACACACAATCTCTGA